Within the Arachis duranensis cultivar V14167 chromosome 10, aradu.V14167.gnm2.J7QH, whole genome shotgun sequence genome, the region TTACTAATAACAAAGAACAACATCTAGAAGATTATAATATGTCAATAGAGATTTAGATCAAGCAAATGGatcaatatttaaatcaatcttAAACTTTAACATCAATTAAAGTTTCCAGGTATTTTGAATGCATATCACTTACTTATAAAGGCAGTGATGAAGACTGGGAGTAGAGAGCAGAGCAGCATTGGCGGTGTTTCCAGTTCCAAATGGAGACTCGATCTGAATCATTGCCGGTTACCATTCATGGAATGCATTAGATGCAACTAGATCTTAATGCTCAATCAGCAGCAAATCAACAATTCATCATCATAATAAATAACTTCAAACACATTCACTACCAAATTGAGAATCAAATAAACATCCTAATTGTGTACATTCCAAAAATAATGTAGAAGCCATGTCACACCCCTAATTATTGCATGCATTCATCTTACATTACATATATTACTTTTACAACTCAATCAAACTCGGTTCATTAATAGAGAACTATGAGTGGAATCTTAAATTGgaatgaacaaaataaaaaatggacaTATCAAAGCTGCATCCTCTGGCAATTATTAGAACCAATTGACCAACTCTAACTATGCCAACAACGGCCTCAACCACTAAAATAGGAAGGACTTTAAGCAGTTAATAGCTTTGGTTGTAGCTCTTTTCATTTTccttcaaataaaatatcattcaaTTGAGTAAGTCATTTTCTGAAAATACTAATTGCAAATCTTCATTGTCTCTATAAACTTGAACTAGAACTGCAGTCTTGTACACAAACATCCCGAATATGACCGGCACAAATTGAAATGAACGATATATATTAATGCAAATGAGAATGTGTTTTGTCTAGTAATGtgcacttcaaatattttatagcataagtttcaaattttacctgaaaatcaaagaaatcatTGGTAAAATACTGATGGGACAAACCGAAATACCATAGATTGCTGCTGGAATCATAAGCCCTGGAAATGAGAGGGACATGCTACAACCCTTTATCAACAACTTCAATGAATCTTGTAGGTCCTCACTTCTTATACCAATCTTTTTTCATGAGAACTTGTTCATCAAAATAAGGGATGATCAAAATAGGCCCCTTAGTAATTATGAAATTGTAAACAAGTTTGAGTTTTACTTCTTGGGCttcttttttttgaatatttgaGCAACAGATTCAGTAGAGAGAGGTTATCTATATGTTGATACAATAGTCAAAGGTACAAATAACTGCATCGCAgattatatcaatttaattgaATACCATAACAATCATTGGAAAAACAAGCTGCTATTTTCTTCTCATCCACATAGAAAAGCACCTACTTGAAAAGAAATCACATTTGctatagaaaattaaataaatacaaatcaAACCTGAAAAGGACTCCAATATCATAACTCACAGCAGCCTCCACATCATAAAGCAACAATAAAAATGATTGAGAAATTCAAAGTTACAATAAATCCTGCCACAAAGTATACTAGTAAAAAGGTTTCCTTTTAGTCACAATTTAATATACCCTTCCCAATTCCCAAAGACGGCccttactataaaaaatacactATCAAATTCAAAGTTAAAAAGTTACTCAATAATCCCAGAAGATAACTCTAAAATTGAAACCAAAACTCCAACTCTGTTTGGCACTAAGAAATCAACTTGCTTTACTTGTAATCAAGCGTTTCTTATAGCTGTCTTGTgcaaaaaagttaaattaaaataaaatattggtgatAAATATGATGTCCAAATACATACAATTCTTAATTTACTAAAGTTCTGAAATTGGATAACAACAAGTAGCAGCTTGCTATCCTTGTACAATTCTTGATTTAACAGTGTTCTTTCCATGACTTCATCATCAATCATAGGGTGATACGAAGTCTTAGGCTCAGTAATTTTTTAAAGGGAGGTATTTAGTTGTTAATGTCTAAAGGTAAAACATTTATGTAtaaccttctttttcttttcttttttttcccctaTAGATAATCCATCAAATGCATGCAGAAACATAGTTGCAAACCTGCAATACCAAGAAAAATTGCCAtcttaaacaaaaaaatgattaaACTTTCAAAGCAAAATGGCTACTAAAAATGTGCACTTAGATAGTGAcaataaaaagggaaaaaaacaaaagaggtGGAGTTCAAACTTGAAAGCACATCGTTTCACCAAGCAAAATGAAAAACTTGAGCAAACAAAAGAAGTGATCTAATACAAACAGCATAAAAGGAATAAATCACATTGAACAGAAggcaactaaaaaaaagaaggtAGGTACATAGCTTAAACCAGTAGCTACAATGCAACTAAAAGAAAGAGTAATACTAAACCTCGAACAGGGCTGTTGGATTACAGATTTCATGGCAACGACCATTGAAATCAATACATACCTTGTCGACGACTGTGAGCACAGAGAGGATGATACTGAGCGCCGAGATGATGACGGTGAGCGCGTCGAGACTATGACAGTGAGTGCGCAGCGACAGTCAATGCAGAAGGGCAAAGCGACGGTGACTGGCAAAGTGGTGAGTGGTGAGTGGTGAGTGAGGGTGAGTGACGACGGTGAGTCACTTCGGTGAGTGACGAAAGTAAGTAGGGCGCGAAGGAGATGAGTTGAGTGGCAAAACCTTTCTGATGGCGAAGGGTGATGAGGGCGCAAACGAAGTGTGTGTTTTGGTGAaacgaaaaaacaaaaaaattcaccAAGTGTCTGGCCTTTGCCCAAAACGTGTGTATTTGGCACTCCTGACATTAGGAGACACTTCTGAAGTGTACCCAAAACATAACAAATAGGTTGGTTTTTAAAAGCGCTTTCTTTGGTGTAAAAAGTGTACCCATAGCTATTCAGATATGTCTATGTTTTATAAGtgatatttaaaatatctaagTGATGCCTCAATAGAGTTTCTTATTCTCTTATAAAAAGGCACCATGCGAAAAAGCGTAGCCTACtctacgcttttcaaatgtagcttaaaaaaagtgtagctgaatgggtgtttttcttgtagtactTCTTGGATATTTTGCTAACTCTGATCAGCCAATCACAACCTGCGCCATACTGGGTACATTTAGCATAGAATGTCGTTGGTTCTGACTCATGCACCCGATAATCTACACCTCTACGGATGGTATAATCTTTCATCGCCTTAATTTTTGCCTTCCTAGAACTGAATTCCATTCCTACCGTGAATTCACCATCCATCATAACAGGAAGCTCTACTGCAATTATGccacaaaatttatatttccataaataattcttaaatacGTGTCTCATTAATAAGATTTATTTATGATCCGTAAATCAAGAATAAATCATGCaaaagttaataaattaatcaactaGGTCATCAAAtgctatttaataaattaataatacacAAGAATGCAAAATACTAAATTCCTCAGCATACATGTTTACttgataattaaaaactaaacaatTACTAATTATATGCTATATTTTACCTATTTATCGTTGCCTTAAATATTTGTCTCAAACTCAAAACTTTTgtataaatcataatttaaaattactacATACCTGTATTTATATATTGAGGAAACTCTGGTGTATGCATAGCCTTCAAATCCAACGACCACATGAAAGTCGGCTCCTCAAATAGCTGCTGGTTTGCTAGTGCATTTGCCACATCCGCCACATCTGCCTCCATAGCATCGTCAGCTTGATCTTCGTCTCCACCTGGATCAATGACCTCTAGTTACTTTCAAACTCTTTCTCGCTATCACTGTCGTAATTTTCCAATAAAATATCTCGGTCTGCTGCAGACTGCTCGAACTCAATATACAGTTCGATGAACGATATTTGGGACCGACTTTCAAGATAcactaaaaatatttcttgcatGCTCGCTTCATCGATCACATATTTCATTTGAAATTGAACGAACCCACCAAATACAGATATAGGATATCTATATAGAATACACGATACTCTCCTAGATATTTGATTTCATCTTCTAACAAATTCACACCTTTTAAATCTTCAAATGACAGTGTGAATGGAATTATAATATCTAATGGATTTGCACACACAAATTTTACTCATTTAGatgtttgtaataaaatttgaCCATGATAATACACTTTTAACATCACTCTATCATCCATGATaatagagaaaaagagaaagagcaaagACGAGCTTCAGAGATTTGAAGAGAAGAgtgtgagaagaagaagacgaagtgGATAGCTCGGTTATGAAGTTGGTATATATAAAACTGAAATCGGACCCTCCGACCGCTTTCTTGAtggttcaattttttttgaaaacttaaatcaAACAGTCTGATTAGTAGCAAGGCCtgccaaaaatttttttttgcgaGAAATCGGTGGGTCCGATTTCATTgtacaataaaaattttgtccTGTACACTAGAAATCGTTGGGTCTGATTTCTTTGGACAAAAAAATCGGTGGGTCCAATTTCTTTGCAAGCCAAATGTCTCCCCCAATTTGTGTACCCTCTCACCTCCAAGAAATCAGACCGTCCGATTTCTTCTCGTCAACTAACCGCCGTCACAACAATGTAAAACACCCTTAACTTCCATAACTAGGCGTAACACCAAACTTGGTGTCATATCCCAAAAAATAGGTCCAAAATCCATCCTAATTTTTAGGGCAAAATGCACAATTAAACCAAATAGCGGACCAAATTACACAATTCTGCCAAATTAAAAAACGTTACTTGGATTTCCCAAAATCACCTTCTTATGTAATTTGAATGATCCCCATTCAAATTAGAAAAACCAACAGTAATTCGAATTAGACGAATTCGAATTAGTAGTGATGGTTGTAATTTGAATTTGGTCAATTCGAATTATGCATGCATGTAGTGTTAGGGTAGTTTGAATCAGAGTGATTCGAATTATGCATGCAAGGAAGGCCCTAGTAATTCGAATGAGTCTGTTTcgatttatttataaataatttaaaattgccTGCTTTGAATTATCAATCCCTTAACGTGTATAAATATGGTGTGAACGTGAATTTCTCCCATTAGAGTGAAACAAaatggctagtgaggagagttttTTAGTCTTGATGCACTATAGAGggttaattaagaaaaaaatacgtCCTGGTATTAAGCTTACCGATAAGGATCCCCTCAGTATTTCTCTGAAACCTACAACAAGCTTTGCTGATTTCCTGAATACTATAATACAGAAACTGGGGTTACAAGGCGTGAAACGGGTTAAGATGTTATTCTATCTCATTTCAATCTCAGTTCTGCAAGATGATGTGAAATACACTTTGTTTGTCATAGGGACTGATGAGGATTTGAAGGTTCTGTTCCATTGTCGTTGGCAGTTTCCAGAGGTCAGGATACCTGAGCTGTTGGCAAAGCTTGTAGATGGGGTCTCTAGCTCAGGTGGTTCAAACCGGAATATCCAAACTCTAGCAACGGCAGCCTGTTCTAGTTCGAGACCTGTTGTTGCATCTTCATCCGTGCCTGTGATTGCACCTGTGGAAATGGTGGTTGCCTCCCGGTCATTCGCAATTGATCTCAATCGCAGTGGTGTTGAAGAAGTTGGTATTATTGATAGGGCGCCGATTTCATTACAGCGTGGGGTACCAAATGGTATAGATGATGCATTgccagatgatgatgatgctgatgatGTGGAGCCGGACATCATTGTCGATGATAGTGGTGATGACATAGCATCGAGTAATCCAGCTAGGGATAGCGGAGTGTCCAGCTTAGGGACTCAGCAGTACCCCTGCGCTTTTCATCTTTGGACTTGGATACGATGAGACAGGAGGAGATTTATGGCGAACTTATTAGATTTGGTGCCGAAGATACTCAGGGTACCGGAGGTTTATCAGAGTTTCAGGTTGGTCAACAGTTTCAAGACAAAGAGGAGGTCGTGTTAAGCGTGAAGACATATAGCATCCGACGCGGGGTATAGTACAAAATGGTGGAGTCCGATTATCGAAAGTACCTTGGGAAGTGTACGGAATTTGGCaatgggtgcacatggttgattaGGATCAGTCTCTGCCAACGTAGTGGTATTTATGAGCTAAAACGGTACAATGGACCTCTTGTCTGGCCACGTCGATCTCGAGCGATCACAAGAGTCTGGATTATCNNNNNNNNNNNNNNNNNNNNNNNNNNNNNNNNNNNNNNNNNNNNNNNNNNNNNNNNNNNNNNNNNNNNNNNNNNNNNNNNNNNNNNNNNNNNNNNNNNNNNNNNNNNNNNNNNNNNNNNNNNNNNNNNNNNNNNNNNNNNNNNNNNNNNNNNNNNNNNNNNNNNNNNNNNNNNNNNNNNNNNNNNNNNNNNNNNNNNNNNNNNNNNNNNNNNNNNNNNNNNNNNNNNNNNNNNNNNNNNNNNNNNNNNNNNNNNNNNNNNNNNNNNNNNNNNNNNNNNNNNNNNNNNNNNNNNNNNNNNNNNNNNNNNNNNNNNNNNNNNNNNNNNNNNNNNNN harbors:
- the LOC107471011 gene encoding uncharacterized protein LOC107471011, whose product is MASEESFLVLMHYRGLIKKKIRPGIKLTDKDPLSISLKPTTSFADFLNTIIQKLGLQGVKRVKMLFYLISISVLQDDVKYTLFVIGTDEDLKVLFHCRWQFPEVRIPELLAKLVDGVSSSGGSNRNIQTLATAACSSSRPVVASSSVPVIAPVEMVVASRSFAIDLNRSGVEEVGIIDRAPISLQRGVPNGIDDALPDDDDADDVEPDIIVDDSGDDIASSNPARDSGVSSLGTQQYPCAFHLWTWIR